One segment of Desulfosudis oleivorans Hxd3 DNA contains the following:
- a CDS encoding O-antigen ligase family protein — translation MLSISRFLFLATLAFAPLAFGSVEPWAFFVLVLLVGAAITLFLADTLRHATPLYRVPCLLPLALLGLYILFQIVPLPQPFLSLVSPRAAALRQATIGILLPDQAWPLTLNLHATLFELCRWLLWVGFYWLSVQLLSDKTMLRRTLLFLAFFGGLFALSSILQNIFTEDHALWFRYVPDNSMVFGSYVCHNHYAGLMAMIFGPVLALVLAHRPPRQFGSPREKVLGFFEEEETPLFILLIVSAAVIAMSIFASLSRGGILSLCASMLFFALALFGRAFPDRRINRRASAVLLLCAVIAAVTWFGWERIDNRFAKIYAADNFTDSEGRFHFWADSLKMVSDFPATGVGFGAFGNVIPAYQNRYLGRILDHAHNDYLELLAEGGIPGVVLALAFFICLFKTVRKVLKKRKEPYTILVCAGTATGILAILLHGVTDFNLHIPANALYLAFLCGLLAAAAHTRLRDRVTPVTYLQAHAPGIAKKITVPILLIWLALAGLALGRWTIPAFDLWSPDPHIAAGDTALAAGLPSTALENYQQALGFSPTRSALLQKTGTAALKAGLPVSRAEALMAAGVTLFPMRPGAYGAYAGFLLETDRKAKALSVIRSGLEAHPAQADLFFALMAHTGLSPAEMFTTLPAHSLVLTKFAAHVQDTGYDFMRKAILTAAVEAADQEAEPVPWAYTGLAHLYLREKDPDQAITVLERGVARLPDNPYLLYLLARTYEQNHISYKALDLYKKLQLLSPGYRDTEQRLKALQR, via the coding sequence ATGCTTTCAATAAGCCGGTTTCTGTTTTTAGCAACCCTGGCCTTTGCGCCCCTGGCATTCGGCAGCGTGGAGCCATGGGCATTCTTCGTGCTGGTGCTGCTGGTCGGCGCCGCCATCACTCTTTTCCTGGCCGACACCCTGCGCCATGCCACCCCTCTCTACCGGGTGCCCTGCCTCCTGCCCCTGGCCCTGCTGGGCCTTTACATCCTTTTCCAGATCGTTCCCCTGCCCCAGCCCTTCCTCTCCCTGGTTTCGCCCAGGGCTGCGGCCCTTCGCCAGGCCACCATCGGTATCCTTCTGCCGGACCAGGCCTGGCCCCTTACACTGAATCTTCACGCCACCCTGTTCGAGCTCTGCCGCTGGCTGTTGTGGGTCGGCTTCTACTGGCTTTCCGTTCAGCTTCTGTCCGACAAAACCATGCTGCGCCGCACCCTGCTTTTTCTGGCTTTTTTTGGTGGCCTGTTTGCCCTCTCTTCCATTCTTCAGAACATTTTCACCGAAGATCATGCGCTCTGGTTCCGCTACGTTCCTGACAACTCCATGGTGTTTGGGTCCTATGTCTGCCACAACCACTACGCCGGCCTTATGGCCATGATCTTCGGCCCGGTGCTGGCCCTGGTTCTGGCCCATCGCCCGCCCCGCCAGTTCGGCTCCCCGCGGGAAAAAGTACTGGGTTTTTTTGAAGAAGAAGAGACCCCCCTGTTCATACTGCTGATCGTGTCAGCCGCGGTCATTGCCATGTCAATTTTCGCCAGCCTCTCCAGGGGCGGCATCCTCAGCCTGTGCGCGTCCATGCTTTTTTTCGCCCTGGCCCTTTTCGGCAGAGCCTTTCCGGACCGGCGCATCAACCGCCGCGCCAGCGCCGTGCTGCTGCTGTGCGCCGTAATCGCGGCCGTCACATGGTTCGGCTGGGAAAGAATCGACAACCGTTTTGCAAAAATCTATGCGGCGGATAACTTTACAGACAGCGAGGGCCGGTTCCATTTCTGGGCTGACAGCCTGAAGATGGTATCCGACTTTCCCGCCACCGGCGTGGGGTTCGGGGCCTTCGGTAATGTGATCCCCGCTTACCAGAACCGCTACCTGGGCCGCATCCTGGACCATGCCCACAACGACTACCTGGAGCTGCTGGCAGAGGGCGGTATTCCCGGTGTGGTACTGGCCCTGGCGTTTTTTATCTGCCTTTTTAAAACTGTTCGAAAAGTCCTGAAAAAACGCAAAGAGCCCTATACCATCCTGGTCTGCGCGGGAACCGCCACCGGGATCCTGGCCATTCTGCTGCACGGCGTCACCGACTTCAACCTGCATATTCCGGCCAACGCCCTTTATCTGGCCTTTCTCTGCGGTTTACTGGCAGCCGCGGCCCACACGCGCCTGCGCGACCGGGTAACTCCCGTCACCTATCTGCAAGCCCACGCTCCGGGCATTGCCAAAAAAATAACCGTTCCAATTCTTCTGATCTGGCTTGCCCTGGCGGGCCTGGCCCTTGGCCGATGGACAATTCCCGCTTTTGATCTCTGGAGCCCCGATCCTCACATTGCTGCTGGTGATACGGCCCTGGCTGCAGGCCTGCCGTCAACGGCCCTGGAAAACTACCAGCAGGCCCTGGGTTTTTCCCCGACGCGATCCGCCCTGCTTCAAAAAACCGGCACAGCCGCCCTGAAGGCCGGCCTGCCCGTCTCCCGGGCCGAGGCCCTGATGGCCGCCGGCGTCACCCTTTTTCCCATGCGGCCCGGCGCTTATGGAGCGTATGCGGGGTTTCTGCTTGAAACCGATCGAAAAGCAAAAGCCCTGTCCGTGATCCGGTCCGGCCTCGAGGCCCATCCTGCCCAGGCCGACCTGTTTTTTGCCCTCATGGCCCATACCGGTCTCTCCCCGGCGGAAATGTTTACCACCCTGCCCGCCCACTCCCTGGTGCTGACAAAATTTGCAGCCCATGTTCAAGACACCGGTTACGACTTCATGCGAAAAGCCATCCTTACCGCAGCCGTGGAGGCCGCCGATCAGGAAGCTGAACCCGTGCCGTGGGCCTATACCGGCCTGGCCCATCTCTACCTGCGGGAAAAGGACCCTGACCAGGCCATCACCGTTCTGGAGCGTGGCGTTGCCCGCCTGCCGGACAACCCCTACCTGCTTTACCTGCTGGCCCGGACCTATGAACAGAACCATATATCCTACAAGGCCCTGGACCTCTATAAAAAGCTCCAGCTTCTTTCCCCCGGCTACCGCGACACCGAACAACGCCTCAAAGCCCTTCAGCGGTAG
- a CDS encoding ABC transporter ATP-binding protein, producing MMLSVKDISIGYNGRMVLHDLGFTLERGQTLAILGPNGVGKTTLLRCINGMLKPKTGAVLVEGADLFGMRAGEIARRLGYVAQRSEAGRMTAFDAVLLGRKPHIHWNASVADLKKVSAALDQLDLGHLALRYIDEMSGGELQKVCIARAMVQEPSVLLLDEPTSSLDLKNQLEILRLIRHVVHEHKLAAVMTMHDLNMAFRFSDAFIFIKDGRVLHYGRNEDLTPDMIHEVYEVPVEIIQHRGQMVVFPRLERKQEQEALTGRHAHGGDFHTHNTE from the coding sequence ATGATGCTCTCGGTCAAAGACATATCCATCGGCTACAACGGCCGCATGGTGCTGCACGACCTGGGATTTACCCTGGAGCGGGGCCAGACCCTGGCGATTCTGGGGCCCAACGGCGTGGGCAAAACCACCCTGCTGCGCTGCATCAACGGCATGCTGAAGCCGAAAACCGGCGCTGTACTGGTGGAAGGGGCCGACCTGTTTGGCATGCGGGCCGGAGAAATCGCCCGGCGCCTGGGATACGTGGCCCAGCGCAGCGAGGCCGGTCGCATGACCGCCTTTGACGCCGTGCTGCTGGGCCGCAAGCCCCACATTCACTGGAACGCATCCGTTGCCGACCTGAAAAAGGTGAGCGCGGCCTTAGACCAGCTTGACCTGGGGCACCTGGCCCTGCGGTACATTGACGAAATGAGCGGCGGCGAGCTGCAGAAGGTGTGCATTGCCAGGGCCATGGTGCAGGAACCGTCCGTGCTGCTGCTGGACGAGCCCACCAGCAGCCTGGACCTGAAAAACCAGCTGGAAATCCTGCGCCTGATCCGCCACGTGGTCCATGAGCACAAACTGGCCGCGGTCATGACCATGCACGACCTGAACATGGCCTTCCGGTTCTCCGACGCCTTTATTTTTATCAAGGACGGCCGGGTGCTGCACTACGGCCGAAACGAGGACCTGACCCCGGACATGATCCATGAAGTCTATGAGGTACCCGTGGAGATCATTCAGCACCGGGGCCAGATGGTGGTGTTTCCCAGGCTGGAACGCAAACAGGAACAGGAGGCCCTTACCGGGCGCCATGCCCATGGCGGGGATTTTCATACCCACAACACGGAATAG
- a CDS encoding tyrosine-protein phosphatase — MIDIHNHILPGIDDGAADIGQSLAMARMAEKDGITDIVATPHLMDPQLDRPAILERVSVLNSKLTADGIHVRVHAGAEIPFYMLEEARHWIGLAGSKCLLVEFPAHAVPPVAEGMFHRVGVLGYTVIIAHPERNLEVMDRPERLLSLLKPGILVQITTDSLTGRMGEDARACARYLVKKGHVDFIATDAHDDSTRPPLLSAALASIPASAKDDSMKLVRDNALAYILC, encoded by the coding sequence ATGATCGATATTCACAACCACATTCTGCCGGGTATTGATGATGGTGCGGCAGACATTGGCCAGTCCCTGGCCATGGCCCGCATGGCGGAAAAAGACGGCATTACCGACATTGTCGCCACCCCTCATCTGATGGATCCGCAACTGGACCGGCCAGCCATTCTTGAACGCGTTTCAGTGTTAAACAGCAAACTGACGGCCGACGGTATTCATGTCCGGGTACATGCCGGCGCTGAAATTCCTTTTTACATGCTTGAAGAAGCGCGTCACTGGATCGGCCTGGCCGGCTCAAAATGCCTGCTGGTCGAGTTCCCGGCCCATGCCGTTCCCCCGGTGGCCGAGGGCATGTTCCACCGGGTAGGCGTGCTTGGGTATACCGTTATCATTGCCCACCCGGAGCGCAATCTTGAAGTGATGGACCGCCCGGAGCGGCTCCTGAGCCTGTTGAAACCCGGCATTCTTGTGCAGATCACGACAGATAGCCTCACCGGCCGCATGGGGGAAGACGCCCGGGCCTGTGCCAGATACCTGGTGAAAAAAGGGCATGTGGACTTTATCGCCACCGACGCCCATGATGATTCAACCCGCCCGCCCCTTCTGTCCGCGGCCCTGGCATCCATACCGGCGTCCGCAAAAGACGACTCCATGAAACTCGTCCGCGACAACGCCCTGGCGTATATCCTGTGTTAA
- a CDS encoding outer membrane beta-barrel protein: protein MRQLFTAGTCLFLLLIYGATVHLPAHAASGTIGGDIFGLQQGVFHTFLNVTEKYTDNLYNSRTSKESELISIVSPGLALALPGSDVVDIKMNTATGAPGGLAMSRYKMDTTRRYQGMLVYNPEFEFYHDNSSENFISHKVKGAFQYKAPGGLTFDVADHYKYGQEMRGEIGNPDPDTYYSNVAHAIVEFAFSPKFSIGAGGASHTISYRETNFRDRNDRVYFGSLNFHPTAKTRLFFEYKNIDVRYDAFLSTDKENTEDQYYAGFAWKMTAKSQGTLKVGYMAKDFDTPGIDDPSDWAGEIDLTHAITPDTTIMLGASRKYHETNIAAADYYTADRVTAMYSQAFTPKLKGDMMLSYGKDNYEGIILECDTYIIRPALTFKPRRWLSIELAYSYTERFADLASMDYSTNDYTLRIGGTF from the coding sequence ATGAGACAGCTGTTTACGGCAGGAACGTGCCTCTTTCTGTTGCTGATCTATGGGGCTACAGTACATTTACCGGCCCATGCCGCCTCCGGCACCATCGGCGGAGATATTTTCGGTCTTCAGCAGGGAGTCTTTCACACCTTCCTTAACGTCACCGAAAAATACACGGACAACCTTTACAATTCCAGAACCAGCAAAGAATCAGAGCTGATCAGTATTGTTTCCCCTGGCCTGGCCCTGGCCCTTCCCGGCTCCGACGTGGTGGATATTAAAATGAACACCGCCACCGGCGCCCCCGGCGGTCTTGCCATGTCCCGCTATAAAATGGACACCACCCGGCGCTACCAGGGCATGCTGGTTTACAACCCGGAATTTGAGTTCTATCATGACAATTCCAGTGAAAATTTTATCAGCCACAAGGTCAAGGGAGCATTTCAATATAAAGCCCCCGGCGGGCTGACCTTTGATGTCGCCGATCATTATAAATACGGACAGGAGATGCGGGGCGAAATCGGCAACCCGGACCCGGACACCTATTATTCCAACGTGGCCCACGCCATTGTGGAATTTGCCTTTTCCCCGAAATTCAGCATCGGTGCCGGCGGTGCGTCCCACACCATTTCCTACCGGGAAACAAACTTCCGTGACAGAAACGACAGGGTCTACTTCGGCTCCCTCAACTTCCATCCAACGGCAAAAACACGGCTTTTCTTCGAATACAAAAACATTGACGTTCGCTACGATGCCTTTCTCTCCACGGACAAAGAAAATACAGAAGATCAATATTATGCAGGTTTTGCATGGAAGATGACGGCCAAATCACAGGGTACGTTGAAGGTCGGTTATATGGCCAAGGATTTTGATACCCCCGGAATAGACGACCCCTCGGACTGGGCCGGTGAAATCGACCTGACGCATGCAATCACCCCGGACACGACCATCATGCTGGGGGCTTCCCGAAAATACCACGAAACCAACATTGCGGCCGCCGACTACTACACCGCCGATCGCGTCACAGCCATGTACAGCCAGGCATTCACCCCCAAGCTCAAGGGTGACATGATGCTCTCTTACGGCAAAGACAACTATGAAGGTATTATCCTTGAGTGCGACACCTACATAATCCGGCCCGCCCTTACCTTCAAGCCCCGGCGGTGGCTGTCGATTGAACTGGCCTACTCTTACACTGAGCGTTTTGCCGACCTGGCCTCCATGGACTACAGCACCAACGATTACACACTGAGGATAGGGGGCACTTTTTAA
- a CDS encoding GumC family protein codes for MQPMQPVETEDIHLRDYLKVILKRKRIILVFFITTVVVVLLATLQSTPLYTATTRLKVEQKNGDPLNDVYRYIRHDPEFLNSQIQIISSQTVMERVVVLLNLEDTYSRYFPEQDKKSPVIDFFKNLLKGSEETAAENDAAGPRPMSPEEKLAKRMLDGLKIERIRDSQILQVSYTSENAAFSTLVCNMLPRAYIEQLLEMKMTNTEYTLDWMEKKAATERAKLEEAEHSLQDYLIAQDIVTIENRIAIIPERLSQISAELTKAQTRRKELEAVIEQIDRTPKNSLDTIPAIASEPSLQAIRGQIRAAEQEILTLGQKYGARHPVRIEAQNMFNELKEKKAAETENIVQRIHNDYQLAVTNQENLKQQLEDTKTEAARLNEKFIQYNILNREIETKKQLYDALVSRIKEQTMTKQIRDVDVYVVEAAKLPEAPSNQNLPRNLLLAAVLGCMGGIGSAFFLEYLDNTISTAEDAEEKTGVPVIATIPLIDSSQKNPQTVVTDHPASQEAESYKVARTAVSLSTSGGYPRSMVITSIYPGEGKTLTCLNLAAAIAQAGRKVLVIDSDLRRPTLHLAFGIENQPGFSEVLTGQHEPADVIQKTGLANLDVLPSGKRPPNPSDLLSSNHAQAIITALSENYDVILFDTPPIGTVSDGVVLAACTEKTLLVTRSRMTRYEDVNREIKRLQEAGSKLMGQIVNAVDTRREGYYYGYGAYRYAGYYTEQ; via the coding sequence ATGCAACCGATGCAGCCCGTGGAAACCGAAGACATCCATCTACGCGATTACCTGAAGGTTATCCTGAAAAGAAAACGGATTATTCTTGTTTTTTTCATCACCACCGTGGTGGTGGTGCTGCTGGCGACGCTCCAGTCCACGCCGCTTTACACGGCCACCACCCGGCTCAAGGTGGAACAGAAAAACGGGGATCCCCTTAATGATGTATACCGATACATCCGTCATGACCCCGAGTTTCTCAACTCCCAGATTCAGATTATCTCCAGCCAGACCGTGATGGAACGAGTGGTTGTGCTGTTGAACCTTGAAGACACCTACTCCCGCTATTTTCCGGAACAGGACAAAAAGTCTCCGGTAATCGATTTTTTCAAAAATTTGCTGAAAGGGTCAGAAGAAACCGCCGCTGAAAACGACGCGGCCGGGCCACGGCCCATGTCACCTGAAGAAAAGCTGGCAAAAAGAATGCTGGATGGCCTGAAAATCGAACGCATTCGGGATAGCCAGATTCTTCAGGTCTCTTACACCTCTGAAAACGCGGCTTTTTCCACGCTGGTCTGTAATATGCTGCCCAGGGCCTATATTGAACAGCTGCTGGAAATGAAAATGACCAACACTGAATACACCCTGGACTGGATGGAAAAAAAGGCGGCAACGGAACGGGCAAAGCTGGAAGAGGCGGAACATTCGCTGCAGGACTACCTGATTGCCCAGGACATTGTAACCATTGAAAACCGAATCGCCATCATTCCGGAGCGACTCTCCCAGATCAGCGCCGAACTGACAAAGGCGCAAACCCGGAGAAAAGAGCTGGAAGCGGTTATTGAGCAGATCGACCGGACGCCGAAAAACAGCCTCGACACCATTCCCGCCATTGCCAGTGAGCCCTCCCTGCAGGCCATCCGCGGCCAGATCCGTGCCGCCGAGCAGGAAATCCTTACCCTGGGTCAGAAATATGGCGCCAGGCACCCGGTGCGTATAGAGGCGCAAAACATGTTCAATGAACTGAAGGAAAAAAAGGCGGCGGAAACCGAAAATATTGTTCAACGCATCCACAACGACTATCAACTGGCCGTCACCAACCAGGAAAACCTGAAACAACAGCTTGAAGACACCAAAACCGAAGCCGCCCGGCTCAATGAAAAGTTTATTCAGTACAACATCCTCAACCGGGAGATCGAAACCAAGAAACAGCTCTACGACGCTCTTGTGTCCCGCATCAAGGAGCAGACCATGACCAAGCAGATCCGGGACGTGGATGTTTACGTAGTAGAGGCGGCCAAGCTGCCCGAGGCCCCGTCTAACCAGAACCTGCCCCGGAACCTGCTGCTGGCAGCCGTACTGGGCTGCATGGGGGGTATCGGAAGCGCCTTTTTCCTTGAATATCTGGATAACACCATCTCCACGGCCGAAGATGCTGAAGAAAAGACCGGCGTCCCGGTCATCGCCACCATTCCGTTGATTGACAGCAGCCAGAAAAACCCGCAGACCGTTGTGACGGACCACCCGGCCTCCCAGGAGGCGGAATCCTACAAGGTGGCTCGCACCGCCGTATCGCTTTCAACATCCGGCGGCTATCCCCGGTCCATGGTTATCACCAGCATCTATCCCGGTGAGGGCAAAACCCTCACCTGCCTCAACCTGGCAGCGGCCATTGCCCAGGCCGGCCGCAAAGTGCTGGTGATTGACAGCGATCTGCGGCGTCCCACCCTTCACCTTGCTTTTGGTATAGAAAATCAGCCCGGCTTTTCTGAGGTGCTTACCGGTCAGCACGAACCCGCCGACGTCATTCAAAAGACAGGGCTTGCCAACCTGGATGTTCTGCCTTCGGGTAAACGGCCGCCCAACCCGTCCGACCTGCTTTCCTCGAACCACGCCCAGGCCATTATCACCGCCCTGTCGGAAAACTATGATGTAATCCTCTTTGACACCCCGCCCATCGGAACGGTTTCCGACGGCGTGGTGCTGGCCGCATGCACCGAAAAAACCCTGCTGGTCACCCGGTCCCGAATGACCCGGTACGAGGATGTCAACCGTGAGATTAAGCGGCTCCAGGAAGCAGGCAGCAAGCTGATGGGGCAGATCGTCAATGCGGTGGACACCCGGCGGGAGGGGTATTATTATGGTTATGGTGCTTACCGGTATGCCGGCTATTATACCGAGCAATGA
- a CDS encoding FecCD family ABC transporter permease → MSHFDHGQVPAEYTAYIGRKLFFLAGLLAAAVLLMVMAVSLGAVRIPAAEVVRAFFGLGEDERFALIIRNIRLPHALAALLAGAGLAVAGAAMQSILRNPLGSPFTLGISQAGAFGAAFSVMILGAGAMQSTQAGAVSVINPWLTTLLAFVFCMITSLIIIAIARIRGASPEVLVLSGVALGALFSAATMFLQYFADDIQLAAMVFWTFGDVGRAGWPEVWFMAVVVAGALLFFMFNRWNYNAIDAGDETARSLGVRVERVRMIGMLVASLITAVIVSFLGIIGFVGLVCPHIVRRVIGDDHRFLLPASALTGACLLLAADIGARLMLAPRMLPVAILTAFFGAPMFLYLLIGRRHT, encoded by the coding sequence ATGTCCCATTTTGACCACGGCCAGGTGCCGGCAGAATACACCGCCTATATCGGCCGCAAACTGTTTTTTCTGGCCGGTCTGCTGGCGGCCGCCGTTCTGCTGATGGTAATGGCCGTTTCCCTGGGCGCGGTGCGCATTCCCGCCGCGGAAGTGGTCCGGGCCTTTTTCGGCCTGGGCGAAGATGAGCGCTTTGCCCTGATCATCCGCAACATCCGCCTTCCCCACGCCCTGGCCGCCCTGCTGGCCGGGGCTGGCCTGGCTGTTGCCGGAGCGGCCATGCAGTCCATCCTGCGCAACCCTCTGGGCTCTCCCTTCACCCTGGGCATCTCACAGGCCGGAGCCTTCGGCGCCGCCTTTTCCGTGATGATCCTGGGGGCCGGCGCCATGCAGAGCACCCAGGCCGGCGCGGTCAGCGTCATCAATCCCTGGCTCACCACCCTGCTGGCCTTTGTCTTCTGCATGATCACCTCCCTGATCATCATCGCCATTGCCCGCATTCGGGGGGCCAGCCCGGAAGTGCTGGTGCTCAGCGGCGTGGCCCTGGGCGCCCTGTTTTCCGCGGCCACCATGTTTCTTCAATACTTTGCCGACGACATTCAGCTGGCCGCCATGGTGTTCTGGACCTTCGGCGACGTGGGCCGGGCCGGATGGCCGGAAGTCTGGTTCATGGCCGTGGTGGTGGCGGGTGCGCTTCTGTTTTTCATGTTTAACCGCTGGAACTACAACGCCATTGACGCCGGGGATGAAACCGCCAGAAGCCTGGGGGTCCGGGTGGAGCGGGTACGCATGATCGGCATGCTGGTCGCTTCCCTGATAACGGCGGTGATCGTGTCGTTTCTGGGCATCATCGGGTTCGTGGGCCTGGTCTGCCCCCATATCGTGCGCCGGGTCATCGGCGATGACCACCGGTTCCTGCTGCCGGCCTCGGCCCTGACCGGGGCCTGCCTGCTGTTGGCCGCGGACATCGGCGCCCGGCTGATGCTGGCGCCGAGAATGCTGCCGGTGGCCATTCTCACGGCCTTTTTCGGAGCGCCCATGTTTCTTTACCTTTTAATCGGGAGACGGCACACATGA
- a CDS encoding GIY-YIG nuclease family protein, producing MERLPAVYILANERNGTLYIGVTANLIKRVWEHKNDCFEGFSKRYNVHSLVWYEIHGTMESAISREKELKKWKRKWKLDLIEQNNPYWEDLYEELKGE from the coding sequence ATGGAAAGACTGCCAGCAGTTTATATCCTGGCAAACGAGCGTAACGGTACGCTTTACATCGGCGTGACCGCCAATCTGATTAAACGTGTATGGGAACACAAAAACGATTGCTTTGAAGGTTTCAGCAAACGCTATAATGTTCACTCCCTTGTGTGGTATGAAATTCACGGGACCATGGAGTCTGCCATTTCCCGGGAAAAAGAGTTGAAAAAATGGAAGCGGAAGTGGAAACTGGATTTGATTGAACAAAACAATCCATACTGGGAGGATCTGTATGAGGAGCTAAAGGGGGAATGA
- a CDS encoding iron ABC transporter substrate-binding protein — protein MNKHFEKTRKTNHIARPAARVLLIAFVGLLLSGTTLAADTRVITDMLDRQVTVPERVERVICSGSGCLRLLVYLQAQDRVVAVDSAEKGGLPFSVEARPYAVAHPELQALPLFGEFRGHDNPELIAALSPRPQVIFKTYAARDGGAESLFAKTGIPVVGLGYGDLTRNRQELDRSLRIMGQVLGIEDRAGAVIAFFDGLAADLERRVKTVADADRPTTYIGGLAQRGGHGFASTEPAYAPFVFLSARNVAGKLAKSGKGDSHAVVSKEQLLMWNPEILFLDISSAKLQAGANGLEELRSDPAYQALTAVKKGRVFGVFPYNFYTQNFESIFANAYFIGKTLYPGAFADIDPMTRAEEIAVFLNGGPAFAAINQGYDNLGFAKIVLP, from the coding sequence ATGAATAAACATTTTGAAAAAACGAGGAAAACAAATCACATCGCACGGCCTGCCGCCAGGGTGCTGCTGATCGCTTTTGTGGGGCTGTTGCTTTCGGGCACGACCCTTGCCGCCGACACCCGCGTCATTACAGACATGCTGGACCGGCAGGTGACGGTTCCGGAGCGGGTGGAGCGCGTGATCTGCTCTGGCTCCGGGTGCCTGCGGCTGCTGGTTTATCTTCAGGCTCAGGACCGTGTTGTTGCCGTGGACAGCGCGGAAAAAGGCGGGCTTCCCTTTTCCGTGGAGGCCCGGCCCTATGCCGTGGCCCATCCGGAGCTGCAAGCGCTTCCCCTGTTCGGCGAGTTCCGGGGCCACGACAACCCTGAACTGATTGCCGCCCTTTCGCCCCGGCCCCAGGTGATTTTCAAAACCTACGCGGCCCGGGACGGCGGAGCCGAGTCCCTTTTCGCTAAAACCGGTATTCCGGTAGTGGGGCTGGGTTACGGGGATCTGACCAGAAACCGGCAGGAACTGGACCGGAGCCTGCGGATCATGGGCCAGGTATTGGGCATCGAAGACCGGGCCGGGGCAGTGATCGCCTTTTTTGACGGGCTTGCCGCCGACCTGGAACGCCGGGTGAAAACAGTTGCCGATGCCGACCGGCCCACCACCTATATCGGAGGCCTGGCCCAGCGCGGGGGCCATGGTTTTGCCTCCACAGAACCGGCCTACGCACCCTTTGTTTTTCTGTCGGCCCGCAACGTGGCCGGGAAGCTGGCGAAATCAGGCAAGGGCGACTCCCATGCCGTGGTATCCAAAGAGCAGCTTCTAATGTGGAACCCGGAGATTCTCTTTCTGGACATCTCCTCGGCCAAGCTTCAGGCAGGGGCCAACGGCCTGGAGGAACTTCGGTCCGACCCCGCATACCAGGCCCTGACAGCCGTAAAAAAAGGCCGGGTGTTCGGTGTGTTTCCCTATAATTTTTACACCCAGAACTTTGAATCCATTTTCGCCAACGCCTATTTTATTGGAAAGACATTATACCCCGGGGCTTTTGCCGACATCGATCCCATGACCAGGGCCGAAGAGATTGCCGTCTTTTTAAACGGCGGCCCGGCCTTTGCCGCCATTAATCAGGGATATGACAACCTGGGATTTGCGAAAATTGTATTGCCTTAA
- a CDS encoding SLBB domain-containing protein: MWGYSLPALPCRGPLVISVLDLLLFAPMGTCENYIVGPGDTLSINVYEHPDLTTTVQVDGGGAIRFPLIGEFEVTGMDVSELSQAIEKKLADGYIVNPQVAIVVKEYRSRKATILGQVNAPALYELRGRTTLLELISTAGGLTADAGKYAYLTRTLSENGERDAPRQEVIKIDIKKLVEEGDTTQNILISNGDSVFISRMEKIYVTGEVKYAGAYPYEEGLTVIKAITNARGFTDRASATNIQIIRKENGIEQVLSKVKMDERVMPEDVIVVPESFF, from the coding sequence ATGTGGGGATATTCGCTACCGGCCCTACCCTGCCGGGGTCCGCTTGTCATCTCGGTGTTGGACCTTCTGCTGTTTGCGCCCATGGGCACATGCGAAAACTACATTGTCGGTCCTGGAGACACGCTGAGCATCAATGTATACGAACATCCGGATCTGACCACAACGGTGCAGGTGGATGGTGGCGGGGCGATTCGGTTTCCCCTGATCGGCGAGTTCGAGGTCACCGGCATGGATGTCTCCGAACTCTCCCAGGCCATTGAAAAAAAGCTGGCAGACGGATACATCGTCAATCCCCAGGTGGCCATTGTTGTAAAAGAGTATCGCAGCCGCAAGGCCACCATTCTCGGCCAGGTCAATGCACCGGCCCTCTACGAACTCAGGGGCCGCACCACCCTGCTGGAGCTGATCTCCACTGCCGGCGGCCTCACCGCCGATGCCGGCAAATACGCCTATCTCACTCGCACACTCTCGGAAAACGGCGAGAGAGACGCGCCGCGGCAGGAAGTGATCAAGATCGACATAAAAAAGCTGGTGGAAGAGGGCGACACCACCCAGAATATTCTCATCAGTAATGGTGACAGTGTTTTCATCTCCCGTATGGAAAAAATTTATGTAACCGGCGAGGTCAAGTACGCCGGGGCCTACCCCTACGAAGAGGGACTCACCGTGATCAAGGCCATCACCAATGCCAGAGGGTTTACGGACAGGGCATCGGCCACCAACATTCAGATCATTCGAAAAGAAAATGGTATTGAACAGGTGTTGAGCAAAGTGAAAATGGACGAGCGGGTTATGCCGGAAGATGTGATCGTGGTACCGGAAAGCTTTTTCTAA